In one Candidatus Eisenbacteria bacterium genomic region, the following are encoded:
- the sppA gene encoding signal peptide peptidase SppA, with the protein MAQNRWLLGCGLLIAGTVAMIALAFVVVNMALNGDRPSLAGLGGRVGLVEIVGEISDSEPVVEQLDRLERDSSVRAVVLRLDSPGGGVAASQEMYEAVRKIREDGKPVVASLAGVAASGAFYVACAADSIVSNPGTLTGSIGVIMSFPNTEELFRKVGVRLEVVKTGKFKDVGSIWRPMTEEERKLLQDVLTNVYDQFVDAIVEGRSLNREDILPYADGRVFTGDQALDYGFVDRLGDLDDAINMAAKLGGIHGKPSIVRKERRRGSLLDLLDEKLNLVGAAAGLSSKGPRLEYRLR; encoded by the coding sequence GTGGCGCAAAATCGCTGGCTCTTGGGCTGCGGTCTACTCATCGCCGGAACCGTGGCCATGATCGCGCTCGCGTTCGTGGTCGTGAACATGGCGTTGAATGGGGACCGGCCGAGCCTGGCCGGCCTCGGAGGCCGCGTGGGGCTCGTCGAGATCGTCGGCGAGATCAGCGATTCCGAGCCGGTCGTCGAGCAGCTGGACCGGCTGGAGCGTGATTCCAGCGTGCGCGCGGTGGTCCTGCGCCTCGACAGCCCCGGAGGGGGCGTGGCCGCGTCGCAGGAGATGTACGAGGCGGTCCGGAAGATCAGGGAGGACGGGAAACCGGTCGTGGCCTCGCTGGCCGGGGTTGCCGCATCCGGTGCGTTCTACGTGGCGTGCGCCGCGGATTCCATCGTCTCGAACCCCGGCACCCTCACCGGGAGCATCGGCGTGATCATGAGCTTCCCGAACACGGAGGAGCTCTTCCGTAAAGTCGGTGTCCGCCTCGAGGTCGTGAAGACCGGAAAATTCAAGGATGTCGGCTCGATCTGGCGTCCGATGACCGAGGAGGAGCGGAAGCTGCTCCAGGACGTGCTCACGAACGTCTACGACCAGTTCGTGGACGCGATCGTCGAGGGCCGAAGCCTGAATCGGGAGGACATCCTTCCGTACGCCGACGGCCGCGTGTTCACCGGGGACCAGGCGCTGGACTACGGTTTCGTCGACCGCCTTGGGGATCTGGACGACGCCATCAACATGGCGGCGAAGCTGGGCGGGATTCACGGCAAGCCGTCGATCGTGCGGAAGGAGCGCCGCCGGGGATCGCTCCTCGATCTCCTCGACGAAAAGTTGAATCTGGTGGGCGCAGCGGCGGGGCTATCGTCGAAGGGTCCTCGCCTCGAGTATCGCCTGCGCTGA
- a CDS encoding lipoate--protein ligase family protein: protein MSGRPSVHYLPHRAGSGADQMAIDGALLEWAASGPSRAVFRTYAWSRPTLSLGRAEPYPSGWDVAAVEAAELDVVRRPTGGDAVLHDGELTFAVAASLPGPWALRPRAFADLVAEALAEALRELALPAERIDPGEERAAVGRPGDQPCFARSSAGEVRVGPYKVAGIASRFTRGAALSHASVPLSPRHRDVASFRANAGGDRALLERHARSTTELLGRDVVDSLLGARVAAALSARLLAPLRPAVFAELGIAEPAEG from the coding sequence ATGTCCGGCCGACCTTCCGTCCACTACCTTCCCCACCGCGCCGGCTCGGGCGCCGATCAGATGGCGATCGACGGCGCGCTTCTCGAATGGGCCGCGTCGGGACCGTCGCGCGCCGTCTTCCGCACGTATGCCTGGTCGCGGCCGACCTTGAGCCTGGGAAGGGCGGAGCCGTATCCCTCGGGGTGGGACGTGGCGGCGGTTGAAGCCGCGGAGCTGGACGTCGTGCGCCGGCCGACGGGCGGGGATGCGGTGCTGCACGACGGGGAGCTCACGTTCGCCGTGGCCGCGAGCCTTCCGGGTCCGTGGGCGCTCCGGCCCCGAGCGTTCGCCGACCTGGTGGCCGAGGCGCTGGCGGAGGCGCTCCGAGAGCTCGCGCTTCCGGCGGAGCGGATCGATCCCGGTGAGGAGCGGGCGGCGGTGGGCCGCCCCGGCGACCAGCCCTGCTTCGCCCGGTCGTCCGCAGGGGAAGTTCGCGTGGGTCCCTACAAGGTCGCGGGGATCGCGTCCCGGTTCACCCGGGGGGCCGCGCTGAGCCACGCCTCGGTGCCGCTCTCTCCGCGCCACCGCGACGTCGCGTCGTTTCGCGCGAACGCGGGGGGCGACCGGGCATTGCTCGAGCGGCACGCGCGCTCCACGACCGAGCTCCTGGGGCGCGACGTCGTGGATTCGCTCCTGGGCGCGCGCGTCGCGGCGGCGCTCTCGGCCCGGCTCCTGGCACCGCTTCGCCCCGCCGTCTTCGCCGAGCTCGGAATCGCGGAGCCGGCGGAAGGATGA
- a CDS encoding 2,3-bisphosphoglycerate-independent phosphoglycerate mutase has product MSNGNGPLVGLVILDGWGIHPRAEGNAIRLARTPVMDRLLATYPNATLTTCGEAVGLPAGQMGNSEVGHLNLGAGRIVYQDLTRIDKAVADGELGKNRVLQGTFDRARKRGTLHFIGLLSPGGVHSHEDHLHALLRIAADAGVKRIRVHAFLDGRDTPPRSAKKSIEAAESVLRAISGGAIATVSGRFFAMDRDKRWERVEKAYRAMVLGDGPVARSASKALEDAYARGESDEFVTPTVIEGADGSIHDGDTVLAFNFRPDRMRQLSRALADPSFDAFPRLGRPTDLHYVTMTQYDETFPYPVIFTDEPLRRTLGEVVSRAGIRQLRIAETEKYAHVTYFFNGSEETAFPGEDRVLIPSPKVTTYDQKPEMSAFEVTDELERRLKDGGYGFFVLNFANADMVGHTGVLEAAVRAVETVDQCLGRVLDAVGRGGGLALVTADHGNAEQMIDEATGEPHTAHTLNPVPVLIAAGKPIRVRSGILADVAPTILRLLNLEAPPEMTGSSLLDP; this is encoded by the coding sequence ATGAGCAACGGCAACGGTCCGCTCGTGGGCTTGGTCATCCTGGACGGCTGGGGGATCCATCCGCGCGCGGAGGGGAACGCGATCCGCCTCGCGCGCACCCCGGTGATGGATCGTCTCCTCGCGACCTATCCGAACGCGACCCTCACGACGTGCGGCGAGGCAGTGGGACTTCCCGCCGGGCAAATGGGGAACTCGGAGGTCGGACACTTGAATCTGGGCGCCGGCCGGATCGTTTACCAGGATCTCACGCGGATCGACAAGGCCGTCGCGGATGGGGAGCTGGGAAAGAACCGGGTGCTTCAGGGGACCTTCGACCGTGCGAGGAAGCGGGGCACGCTTCACTTCATCGGGCTCCTCTCGCCGGGCGGAGTGCACAGCCACGAGGACCATCTCCACGCGCTGCTCCGCATCGCGGCCGATGCCGGCGTGAAGCGGATCCGCGTCCACGCGTTCCTCGACGGCCGCGACACGCCGCCCCGCTCGGCGAAGAAGTCGATCGAGGCCGCGGAATCGGTCCTCCGCGCGATCTCGGGGGGCGCCATCGCCACCGTGTCGGGCCGGTTCTTCGCGATGGACCGCGACAAGCGATGGGAGCGGGTCGAGAAGGCCTATCGCGCGATGGTGTTAGGCGATGGACCCGTCGCCAGGTCGGCGTCAAAGGCGCTGGAGGACGCCTACGCGCGTGGTGAATCCGATGAGTTCGTGACGCCGACCGTCATCGAAGGCGCCGACGGATCGATCCACGACGGAGACACGGTGCTAGCGTTCAATTTCCGCCCCGATCGGATGCGGCAGCTCTCCCGGGCCCTCGCGGACCCCTCCTTCGATGCCTTTCCCAGGCTCGGGCGGCCCACGGATCTCCATTACGTGACGATGACGCAGTACGACGAGACGTTCCCGTACCCGGTGATCTTCACGGACGAGCCGCTCCGCCGGACTTTGGGGGAGGTCGTGAGCCGGGCGGGCATCCGGCAGCTCCGGATCGCCGAGACCGAGAAGTACGCGCACGTCACTTATTTCTTCAACGGCAGCGAAGAGACGGCGTTTCCGGGTGAGGATCGAGTCCTGATCCCGTCACCGAAGGTTACGACCTACGATCAGAAGCCCGAGATGAGCGCCTTCGAGGTCACCGACGAGCTGGAGCGGCGGCTCAAGGACGGCGGGTACGGCTTCTTCGTCCTCAATTTTGCGAACGCCGACATGGTTGGCCACACCGGCGTGCTCGAGGCCGCCGTCCGCGCGGTGGAGACCGTCGACCAATGTTTGGGCCGCGTTCTCGATGCGGTGGGCCGGGGAGGGGGTCTCGCGCTCGTGACGGCCGATCACGGCAACGCCGAGCAGATGATCGACGAAGCGACCGGCGAGCCCCACACCGCGCACACGCTCAATCCCGTGCCGGTTCTGATCGCGGCTGGAAAGCCGATTCGGGTGCGATCGGGAATCCTGGCCGACGTCGCGCCTACAATTTTGCGTCTGCTGAATCTGGAAGCCCCGCCAGAAATGACCGGTTCAAGCCTCCTCGATCCGTAG